One window of the Acaryochloris sp. CCMEE 5410 genome contains the following:
- a CDS encoding methyl-accepting chemotaxis protein — MKITNQLRWTVAGLTAFAVGTTVYTVSNISRNTLDGSVVNKAGIVRGATQRLVKLETNGTQDNPLRQKIDGLINGLINGDPELDLPKATDPAFLEKIQAVETDWQALKGTIDQYRQNPSLKAKLVAESEDFFGLTNEAVFAAENAATNNVTGLSNTQFGVMALNLAILGFIFWTIQQASKVLTSSVGSVATSSYAIAETVGKQEKIISEQTQSVKDTTITIEGLGTASMQAAQQASLSAKGAQDALELSNTGTQSVTETVEGINKLRMKVGEIAEQIMQLSEQTGQISSVSQLVAGIADQTNMLALNAAVEAARAGEEGKGFAVVAGEIRKLADQSRSSADKINTLVADIQASINRTVMVTDEGTKTATKGIQLAEATNEVILKMAQSIQEVFESSQNIAQNSKKQAVVVQQAVSAINTINLGAQETASAVNDVHSSTEQLTDVAQQLAVSV; from the coding sequence ATGAAAATTACAAACCAACTCCGATGGACCGTTGCAGGCTTGACGGCTTTTGCAGTAGGAACCACTGTATATACAGTAAGCAATATCAGTCGCAATACCCTAGACGGTTCCGTGGTGAACAAAGCTGGTATTGTTCGGGGGGCAACCCAACGATTGGTCAAGCTAGAGACCAATGGCACACAAGATAACCCTCTGCGCCAGAAAATTGATGGTTTGATCAACGGTTTGATCAACGGAGATCCCGAACTCGATTTACCCAAAGCTACAGATCCAGCTTTCCTCGAAAAAATTCAGGCGGTAGAAACTGATTGGCAGGCTCTAAAGGGAACGATTGATCAATATCGGCAAAATCCTAGCTTAAAAGCCAAATTAGTGGCTGAAAGCGAAGACTTCTTTGGATTAACCAATGAGGCTGTGTTTGCAGCAGAAAACGCAGCAACCAATAATGTTACGGGGCTGAGCAATACGCAGTTTGGTGTGATGGCTCTGAACTTGGCTATTCTTGGATTTATTTTCTGGACAATTCAGCAAGCCTCAAAGGTGTTAACGAGTTCAGTGGGATCTGTAGCCACCAGTTCCTATGCGATTGCTGAAACCGTTGGCAAACAAGAAAAAATTATTTCCGAACAAACTCAATCCGTGAAAGACACCACGATCACGATTGAAGGATTGGGGACTGCCTCTATGCAAGCGGCTCAGCAAGCGAGTCTGTCAGCCAAAGGAGCCCAAGACGCCCTGGAACTCTCCAATACTGGAACCCAATCTGTGACTGAGACTGTAGAAGGGATTAACAAGCTGCGGATGAAAGTAGGAGAAATTGCTGAGCAAATTATGCAGTTGAGTGAACAGACTGGGCAAATTTCCTCCGTATCCCAATTGGTGGCAGGGATTGCGGATCAAACCAACATGCTGGCCCTAAACGCAGCGGTGGAAGCGGCCCGAGCCGGGGAGGAAGGAAAAGGTTTTGCGGTGGTTGCCGGTGAAATTCGAAAGCTAGCGGACCAAAGCCGAAGTTCTGCCGACAAGATTAATACCCTGGTTGCAGACATTCAAGCCTCCATTAATAGAACCGTTATGGTAACGGATGAAGGCACCAAAACGGCGACGAAGGGAATTCAACTGGCTGAAGCAACCAATGAAGTGATTCTGAAAATGGCCCAGTCTATTCAGGAGGTGTTTGAAAGTAGTCAAAATATTGCGCAGAATTCCAAGAAGCAGGCGGTTGTGGTCCAGCAAGCTGTTTCCGCGATTAATACCATTAACCTGGGTGCCCAAGAAACTGCGTCTGCAGTGAATGACGTACACTCATCCACTGAACAGTTGACGGATGTTGCTCAACAATTGGCGGTTTCGGTTTAA
- a CDS encoding hybrid sensor histidine kinase/response regulator gives MFIEDDELRGLYQAASTEHIEAIEAGLIYLEKHPGDRQQLQALLRAAHSLKGDSRMLGVEDAETVTHQMEDLLSEVEQGERVLTSGLCDRLYTGLDAVRKIAHTAVTGEQTDVSVFHVLAQLMAAEDSNTPATTADLRSPELDEAVPIDPKPTLIQVAEDNDPDLAAELHQLLKQSPPDDDQPKPTKGLIASPVSSYQVDTVRVEAAKLDQLMTQASELAVTKLRIAQRIGEVEQLATLREQWTADLLAQQLSLATLKQQLSTTDAGLVDQVFQVHQQRLSALGFQIEHLKAQVGEDSTRLDITANQLESGIRNLRMLPVAGLFQLFPRMVRDLAKQQQKQIELVLEGTDTLADKNILEQMQAPLTHLVRNAIDHGIESAAERMAMGKPETATLRLRAFQLGSSIAIELTDDGRGLELAKIQETALRRGLHTKAELDRMTTSQVQSLIFAPGFSTRTQVTEISGRGVGLDVVRANVERLQGTIQVRSIPSQGCTFQLTLSSSLTTTAVLIVEVNQHPYAIPLEFVDKMISVTPGQIFTMEGHPTITEQDQPLSVLWLRDVLELPAEQDRRKTERTNIPCVILQIGSERLGLFIDQLVDQQDIVLKPQSKLLKRIRNITGATILGNGEICMVLNPQDFLQSTQGVADLTFFEHLSGTVTSKVLLVEDSIPIRTQMKRILQGAGYEVTAAVDGQEGLEKLQVEHFDAVVSDVEMPNLSGLEMTSQIRQRQEYQQLPIVLVTTLAKEEDKRRGSEAGANAYLTKGNFDQTILIDTLRRLIAS, from the coding sequence ATGTTCATCGAAGATGACGAACTGCGTGGACTTTACCAAGCTGCCAGTACCGAACATATCGAAGCCATAGAAGCGGGCTTGATTTATCTGGAAAAACATCCTGGGGATCGACAGCAGTTGCAAGCACTCCTGAGAGCCGCCCATTCCCTCAAGGGGGATTCGCGAATGCTGGGGGTTGAAGATGCCGAGACCGTTACTCATCAGATGGAAGATCTCTTGTCTGAAGTTGAGCAGGGGGAACGAGTTTTAACATCCGGATTATGCGATCGCCTCTATACCGGACTGGATGCAGTTCGCAAAATTGCCCATACAGCCGTCACCGGGGAACAAACGGATGTGAGTGTTTTTCATGTCCTGGCCCAGTTGATGGCTGCAGAGGATAGCAACACTCCAGCAACAACTGCCGACCTTCGCTCACCTGAGCTGGATGAGGCTGTCCCCATAGACCCGAAGCCAACTTTGATCCAAGTTGCAGAAGACAACGATCCTGATCTAGCGGCAGAACTCCATCAATTATTAAAGCAGTCTCCTCCAGACGATGATCAACCTAAACCAACTAAAGGACTCATAGCTTCTCCAGTTTCGTCCTATCAAGTTGATACCGTCCGGGTAGAGGCAGCCAAGCTGGATCAGTTGATGACCCAGGCAAGTGAGTTGGCCGTTACGAAACTTCGAATTGCCCAGAGAATTGGGGAAGTGGAACAGTTAGCCACCCTTCGAGAACAGTGGACCGCTGATCTGCTCGCTCAACAATTAAGCTTAGCGACGCTGAAGCAGCAACTTTCTACCACCGATGCTGGGTTGGTGGATCAAGTTTTTCAAGTTCATCAGCAACGTCTGTCTGCTTTAGGGTTCCAGATTGAGCATCTCAAGGCCCAGGTGGGAGAAGATTCGACCCGCTTGGATATTACGGCGAACCAATTAGAAAGTGGTATTCGCAACTTGCGGATGTTACCTGTTGCGGGCCTATTTCAACTGTTTCCTCGTATGGTGCGGGATTTGGCTAAACAACAGCAAAAACAGATTGAGCTGGTTTTAGAAGGTACAGATACCCTGGCGGATAAAAACATCTTGGAGCAAATGCAGGCCCCCTTAACTCACTTGGTTCGCAATGCCATCGACCATGGCATCGAGTCTGCCGCCGAACGGATGGCGATGGGTAAGCCTGAAACAGCCACCCTCCGTTTAAGGGCGTTTCAATTAGGCAGCAGTATTGCCATTGAACTGACAGATGATGGCCGAGGTTTGGAGTTGGCCAAGATCCAAGAGACTGCTTTGAGGCGAGGTCTACATACTAAGGCCGAGTTAGACCGCATGACGACCAGCCAAGTCCAATCCTTGATCTTTGCACCGGGGTTTTCGACTCGGACCCAAGTAACGGAAATTTCAGGCCGTGGGGTCGGCTTGGATGTGGTGCGGGCCAATGTGGAACGACTACAAGGCACCATACAAGTTCGTTCGATTCCCAGCCAAGGCTGCACCTTTCAACTCACCCTCAGTTCTAGCTTAACCACCACCGCGGTCCTCATTGTTGAGGTAAATCAGCACCCTTACGCGATTCCCCTGGAATTTGTAGACAAGATGATTAGTGTCACCCCTGGCCAAATCTTTACAATGGAAGGGCATCCTACCATTACGGAGCAAGACCAACCTTTGTCTGTCCTGTGGCTGAGGGATGTACTTGAATTACCAGCAGAACAGGATAGACGAAAAACTGAACGCACAAATATTCCTTGTGTGATTCTCCAAATTGGTTCAGAACGCTTGGGGCTATTTATCGATCAACTCGTAGATCAGCAGGATATTGTACTAAAACCCCAGAGTAAATTGCTGAAACGCATTCGGAACATCACCGGGGCCACTATTTTGGGGAATGGTGAGATCTGTATGGTGCTCAATCCCCAAGATTTCTTGCAATCCACTCAAGGTGTTGCCGATCTAACCTTCTTTGAGCATCTCAGTGGGACCGTGACGTCGAAGGTGTTATTGGTCGAAGACTCTATTCCAATCCGAACCCAAATGAAGCGGATTTTACAAGGGGCTGGCTATGAGGTCACTGCAGCAGTAGACGGTCAAGAGGGACTGGAGAAGCTGCAGGTCGAGCACTTTGATGCAGTGGTCTCTGATGTGGAGATGCCGAATTTGAGTGGGCTGGAAATGACATCGCAGATTCGGCAGCGTCAAGAATACCAACAACTTCCCATTGTGTTGGTGACTACGCTAGCGAAGGAAGAAGACAAGCGTCGCGGGTCGGAAGCGGGGGCAAACGCTTACCTGACCAAAGGAAATTTTGATCAAACAATACTTATCGACACCTTAAGGAGGTTAATTGCATCATGA
- a CDS encoding response regulator, translating to MTDPIKVVLVEDSAVALQILHRLLDSAPEVNVVGTAQDGSEGLKVISQTMPDVICTDLQMPNMDGLEFTEKVMQDFPCPILVISNSVHPSDIDNIFNLMQAGALDFFPKPNSGSATDYEILKKTLVTKIKVLASKKVG from the coding sequence ATGACTGATCCAATCAAAGTAGTTCTAGTAGAAGATTCTGCAGTAGCCCTCCAGATTCTGCATCGATTGTTGGATTCTGCCCCAGAAGTGAATGTTGTGGGGACAGCCCAGGATGGCAGTGAAGGTTTAAAAGTGATTTCTCAAACAATGCCAGATGTCATTTGCACCGACTTGCAGATGCCCAATATGGACGGTTTAGAATTTACCGAAAAGGTGATGCAGGACTTTCCCTGCCCCATACTGGTCATCAGCAATAGTGTGCATCCATCGGATATAGACAATATTTTTAATCTGATGCAGGCGGGGGCCTTAGACTTTTTCCCTAAACCCAATTCTGGGTCGGCGACGGATTACGAAATCCTGAAAAAAACTCTGGTGACTAAAATTAAGGTCCTGGCGTCTAAAAAAGTGGGTTAG
- a CDS encoding glycosyltransferase family 4 protein, which produces MALQRILFLHPNFPAQFRHLAMVLAKSPKHQVVYGTAREEGQIQGVQKILYKPSREVRPETHHYVRPLESAVLEGQAVYRIAQQLSERGFVPDVVYAHSGWGPGLFVKDIFPKAKFCCFFEWYYHAHGTDADFDPADPLDADAEARIRIKNAPILLDLASCDYGLSPTQWQRQQFPPEFHSKIKVLHDGIDTEYFQPKPGAKLVLPDVNLDLSAVDEIVTYVARGMEPYRGFPQFMEAIALLQKQRPNCHTVVVGADRVAYGKKLPNGKTYKQHMLETLSLDMSRLHFTGRLPYNQYLQVLQASSVHVYLTRPFVLSWSMLESMSTGCLLVASDTAPVTEVIKDGQNGLLVDFFSPQQVCDRIQEALDHPDDMAKLRANARQTIQKTYDLAKLLPQHLDWLTR; this is translated from the coding sequence ATGGCGCTGCAACGAATTCTGTTCCTCCACCCTAATTTTCCGGCCCAGTTTCGGCATTTGGCGATGGTGTTGGCGAAGAGTCCCAAGCATCAAGTGGTGTATGGGACGGCTAGGGAGGAGGGACAGATTCAAGGAGTCCAAAAAATTTTGTACAAACCGTCACGGGAAGTCCGCCCCGAAACCCATCATTATGTCCGCCCCCTCGAAAGTGCGGTGTTGGAAGGGCAGGCGGTGTATCGAATTGCCCAGCAGCTGAGCGAGCGGGGATTTGTGCCGGATGTGGTTTATGCCCATTCTGGTTGGGGGCCGGGGTTATTTGTAAAAGATATTTTCCCGAAGGCAAAGTTCTGCTGCTTTTTTGAGTGGTACTACCATGCCCACGGTACGGATGCTGATTTTGATCCTGCCGATCCCCTTGATGCCGATGCAGAGGCCCGTATTCGGATTAAAAATGCCCCAATTTTATTGGATTTGGCGAGTTGTGATTATGGTCTGTCTCCGACTCAATGGCAACGTCAACAATTTCCGCCAGAATTTCACAGCAAGATTAAGGTTTTGCACGATGGCATTGATACGGAATATTTTCAGCCTAAACCGGGGGCCAAGCTAGTACTGCCCGACGTGAATTTGGATTTGTCGGCGGTGGATGAAATTGTCACCTATGTAGCGCGAGGCATGGAGCCCTATCGGGGGTTTCCTCAGTTTATGGAAGCCATTGCCTTATTGCAGAAACAACGACCTAATTGTCACACAGTCGTGGTCGGGGCGGATCGGGTGGCTTATGGCAAGAAGCTGCCGAATGGTAAAACTTACAAGCAACATATGCTGGAGACCTTATCCCTAGATATGTCGCGGCTGCATTTTACGGGGCGGTTGCCCTACAACCAGTATTTGCAGGTGTTACAAGCTTCTTCCGTGCATGTTTATCTCACTCGCCCCTTTGTTCTGTCTTGGTCCATGTTGGAATCCATGTCCACAGGCTGTTTACTGGTGGCTTCCGATACGGCCCCAGTGACAGAGGTGATTAAAGACGGGCAAAATGGGCTGCTAGTGGACTTTTTCTCGCCGCAACAGGTGTGCGATCGCATCCAAGAAGCCCTCGATCACCCCGATGACATGGCAAAACTCCGAGCCAATGCTCGTCAGACTATTCAGAAAACCTATGACTTGGCGAAGCTGTTGCCCCAGCACCTAGACTGGCTAACTCGCTAA
- a CDS encoding TIGR01777 family oxidoreductase: MKVVVTGATGFVGQRLIERLQEEGHQVLALVRSPDKAAKLFPSQKFSNVNIQGYEPQASGDWQKSLSGWDGVVNLAGEPLVGDRWTTSRKQEIINSRAVGTQKLVEAIAAADDQPSVLVNASAIGFYGTSETATFDESSNPGDDFLAEVCQSWEKSAQSATDAGTRLVIFRIGIVLGDGGALAKMLPPFQMFAGGPIGSGKQWFSWVHLDDLVNFILTALTDTSKSGVYNATAPNPVRMNGLCESLGKVLNRPSWLPVPDIALELLLGEAAQLVLEGQNVRPEKTQADGFQYKYETIDSALKQILT; encoded by the coding sequence ATGAAAGTAGTCGTAACAGGAGCAACCGGATTTGTAGGCCAACGCCTTATTGAACGGTTGCAAGAAGAAGGCCATCAGGTCTTAGCATTGGTGAGGAGTCCCGATAAAGCGGCTAAGCTTTTTCCCTCCCAAAAATTTTCGAATGTCAACATTCAAGGTTATGAGCCTCAAGCTTCAGGGGATTGGCAAAAATCCCTCTCTGGTTGGGATGGGGTAGTCAATCTGGCTGGAGAACCCCTCGTGGGCGATCGCTGGACGACCAGCCGTAAACAAGAAATCATTAATAGTCGCGCAGTGGGTACCCAAAAGCTAGTTGAGGCCATTGCTGCTGCGGATGACCAGCCATCAGTTCTCGTAAATGCATCTGCCATTGGGTTTTATGGTACTAGTGAAACCGCTACCTTTGATGAATCAAGTAATCCTGGCGATGATTTCCTAGCAGAAGTGTGTCAATCCTGGGAGAAATCAGCGCAATCGGCCACTGACGCTGGTACACGATTAGTGATTTTTCGGATTGGTATTGTTTTGGGGGATGGTGGAGCCTTAGCCAAAATGCTGCCCCCATTTCAAATGTTTGCCGGTGGTCCCATTGGCAGTGGCAAACAGTGGTTTTCTTGGGTGCATTTAGATGACTTGGTGAACTTTATCCTAACTGCTTTGACGGATACTAGTAAATCCGGCGTTTACAATGCCACGGCCCCCAATCCGGTAAGGATGAATGGACTGTGTGAGTCCCTGGGCAAAGTGCTCAATCGCCCTTCTTGGCTGCCGGTGCCAGACATTGCTCTAGAGCTGTTGTTAGGGGAAGCGGCTCAGTTAGTTCTAGAAGGACAAAACGTACGACCAGAGAAAACTCAGGCCGATGGATTTCAATATAAATATGAGACCATTGACTCGGCCCTTAAACAGATCTTGACCTAA
- a CDS encoding hybrid sensor histidine kinase/response regulator — MPPAASPIQPSRYILAVDDMPDNLMLLKMMLESAGYRIVLADSGPAALAQIQKAQPDLVILDVMMPGMSGYEVTQTIRNDPQLPYIPILLISAHERSSVVKGLDAGADDFIRKPVELDELQARVRSLLRLKQSIDQRENFISCLTHDLRTPLIACDRMVDLVRQGVFGDIAPAVEEALAGVSNSNQNLLQMLNTLLEVYCYELGEKKLSFISVDMQELITEVVTELNPLALEKQLKLTCDWQTEVRELRCDRMELRRVITNLINNAIKFTDTGSITVSSTSDPKHLLIEIQDTGVGIAEADQAQIFERFKQTQHNRAGHGLGLHLCQQVVQAHGGELSVRSQPGQGSTFTLQLPLTVI; from the coding sequence ATGCCACCAGCTGCCTCACCTATACAACCTTCTCGCTATATTCTGGCTGTCGATGATATGCCAGATAATTTGATGCTGCTCAAAATGATGCTGGAAAGTGCTGGCTATCGGATTGTGCTGGCAGACAGTGGCCCGGCGGCGTTGGCACAAATCCAGAAAGCCCAACCGGATTTAGTGATTTTGGATGTGATGATGCCGGGGATGAGTGGCTACGAAGTCACCCAAACCATTCGCAATGACCCTCAATTGCCCTACATTCCCATTCTGTTGATTTCTGCCCATGAGCGATCCAGTGTGGTCAAGGGTTTGGATGCCGGGGCCGATGATTTTATCCGTAAGCCTGTGGAACTAGACGAACTGCAAGCGCGGGTGCGATCGCTTCTGCGTCTCAAGCAGTCCATCGATCAGCGGGAGAACTTTATCTCTTGCCTCACCCATGATTTACGGACGCCGTTAATTGCTTGCGATCGCATGGTGGATTTGGTCCGCCAAGGGGTATTTGGAGATATCGCTCCAGCAGTAGAGGAAGCCCTAGCGGGCGTTAGCAACAGCAACCAAAATCTGCTACAGATGCTCAACACTTTGCTAGAGGTCTACTGCTATGAACTGGGAGAAAAGAAACTCAGTTTTATCTCCGTTGATATGCAGGAACTGATCACTGAGGTGGTCACAGAACTCAATCCCCTGGCCTTAGAAAAACAACTGAAGTTAACCTGCGACTGGCAGACCGAAGTGCGGGAACTGAGGTGCGATCGCATGGAGCTACGCCGGGTGATCACCAACCTCATCAACAATGCCATCAAGTTTACGGACACGGGTTCTATAACCGTATCCAGTACCTCCGATCCGAAACACCTTCTCATTGAAATTCAAGACACCGGCGTGGGGATTGCCGAAGCGGACCAAGCTCAGATTTTTGAGCGGTTTAAACAGACCCAGCATAATCGCGCTGGTCACGGCCTAGGACTGCATTTATGCCAGCAAGTGGTCCAGGCCCATGGCGGGGAATTGTCGGTGCGATCTCAACCCGGTCAAGGAAGTACCTTCACCCTTCAGCTCCCTCTTACGGTCATTTAG
- a CDS encoding hybrid sensor histidine kinase/response regulator — protein sequence MDETLKILVVDDDEVDRMAVRRALLKTALDIDLIEANDGATAQSAVKSSQFDCILIDYFLPDQNGLELVKHLRRLEIDTPLVVLTGQGDEQVAVEVMKAGAADYLSKARIAPATLARSVQGAIRLHRAEQAAHVANQRLKQSNDQLRQQNDELAERRAQIETQNQELMKAYRLKSEFIATISHELRTPMNAIMGFSQLLLRQYPDPLSEQQLDMVKRIFDNSRNLLGMVNEVLDFSKIEANRLEIHPQDFQLSTLMLATVQELQPLALDKNLTLETHLPDPLNPLQMMTDPEFLRRILVNLISNAIKFTESGGVTICANPLDGDQIELSVQDTGIGIPPEYLETIFEPFRQVDQSLTRSHPGTGLGLAITHSLVKAMQGTISVTSQPEK from the coding sequence ATGGACGAAACCTTAAAAATCCTAGTCGTTGATGACGATGAAGTCGATCGGATGGCAGTTCGTCGGGCTTTGCTCAAAACCGCTTTAGATATTGATCTGATCGAAGCTAATGATGGTGCAACCGCCCAGTCCGCTGTGAAGTCTAGTCAGTTTGACTGTATCCTAATTGATTACTTTTTACCGGACCAGAACGGTTTAGAACTGGTTAAACATCTCCGACGCCTGGAGATTGATACCCCCTTAGTGGTGCTCACCGGACAGGGAGATGAGCAGGTAGCGGTTGAGGTGATGAAAGCGGGGGCAGCAGACTATTTATCTAAAGCCCGGATTGCACCAGCTACCCTCGCCCGAAGTGTCCAGGGTGCCATCCGCCTGCATCGGGCAGAACAGGCGGCCCACGTTGCCAATCAGCGATTAAAACAGTCGAACGATCAACTGCGCCAGCAAAATGACGAACTAGCTGAACGGCGGGCTCAGATTGAAACTCAGAACCAAGAACTCATGAAAGCCTATCGTCTTAAATCCGAGTTTATCGCCACCATCTCCCACGAGCTACGCACCCCCATGAATGCCATTATGGGTTTCTCCCAGTTGCTCCTACGCCAGTATCCCGATCCCTTGAGTGAGCAACAATTGGATATGGTCAAACGGATTTTTGACAACAGCCGTAACCTCTTGGGCATGGTCAATGAAGTGTTGGATTTCTCTAAGATTGAGGCGAATCGTCTAGAGATTCATCCCCAGGACTTTCAACTGTCAACGCTTATGCTGGCAACGGTTCAAGAACTGCAACCCCTCGCCTTAGATAAAAATCTCACCCTAGAGACCCACCTCCCAGACCCTCTGAACCCGTTGCAGATGATGACTGATCCAGAGTTTCTGCGTCGCATCTTAGTCAACCTCATTTCCAATGCCATCAAATTTACAGAGTCCGGGGGAGTCACTATCTGTGCCAACCCCCTCGATGGGGATCAGATTGAACTGTCGGTTCAAGATACTGGCATTGGGATTCCGCCAGAGTATTTAGAAACCATATTTGAACCCTTTCGCCAGGTAGATCAATCCCTGACCCGTAGCCATCCTGGCACAGGGTTGGGACTGGCAATCACCCACTCCTTGGTCAAGGCCATGCAAGGAACCATCTCAGTTACGAGTCAACCGGAAAAGTGA
- a CDS encoding response regulator produces MTDKAINILLVEDDEVDVMNVQRAFKKAMITNPLYIANNGLEALSMLRGREGEAPTVPASRRLVMLDLNMPKMNGLEFLEVIRNDPALKSTPVVVLTTSDEDRDRIEAYNHNVAGYILKPVTFSKFAEVMATLNKYWTLCEML; encoded by the coding sequence ATGACCGATAAAGCGATCAATATTTTACTCGTAGAGGATGATGAAGTGGACGTGATGAACGTCCAGCGAGCCTTCAAGAAGGCGATGATCACGAATCCCTTGTATATTGCGAATAATGGCTTAGAAGCCTTGTCTATGTTGCGAGGACGGGAGGGAGAAGCTCCAACAGTTCCAGCATCTCGACGCCTAGTTATGCTTGATCTCAACATGCCCAAGATGAATGGGCTGGAATTTTTGGAAGTGATTCGGAATGATCCAGCATTAAAATCGACTCCTGTGGTGGTGTTGACCACCTCAGATGAAGATCGAGATCGCATCGAGGCATACAACCATAATGTGGCGGGTTACATCCTTAAACCCGTGACCTTTTCCAAGTTTGCGGAAGTAATGGCCACCCTCAACAAATACTGGACCCTTTGCGAAATGCTCTAG